A stretch of Leucobacter aridicollis DNA encodes these proteins:
- a CDS encoding glycerol-3-phosphate dehydrogenase/oxidase: protein MDASQDSLRPNVARLRDRPHADVLIIGAGINGIATFRDLALQGVDVALVERGDFVSGASSASSHMIHGGIRYLENGEFRLVQESVTERNRLLKTAPHYVRPLETTIPIFSTFSGILSAPFRLLVTHGRGKPRERGAALIKMGLMMYDTFSRDGGQVPRHRFHGKKKSLAELPAMNSDIKYTATYYDASMHDPERLALDVLRDGELAGGDNARAANYLSASGMGASGVTLRDETTGESFEFSAQVVLNTSGPWTDLTNGALGERTQFMGGTKGSHVVLDHPELLAATGGREIFFEHSDGRIVLIYPLKGRVLVGTTDIDADPSKPVVCTDDEVDYFFDLIGQVFPTLTVDRSHIVYSFSGIRPLPHHDDTAPGFVSRDYRIVRSDALGVPVLSLVGGKWTTFRALAEHLANDTLAVLGRTRTVSTTSLTIGGGSGFPADTNARLRWLAEQADGRDARRVETLLERYGTRATEIIEATPEQDPELADLAGYTAAELAHLAETEQVVHLDDLLLRRTSIAFVGGLTEARVRAAADAVATAVGWDEARKTTEVERFVALMRDAHRIDIAKGGTFTAG from the coding sequence ATGGATGCCAGCCAGGACTCGCTCCGACCGAATGTTGCCCGTCTGCGCGACCGGCCGCACGCGGACGTGCTCATCATTGGCGCCGGCATCAATGGCATCGCCACGTTCCGCGATCTCGCGCTCCAGGGCGTCGACGTCGCACTCGTCGAGCGCGGCGATTTCGTGTCGGGCGCATCCTCGGCCTCGAGCCACATGATCCACGGCGGCATCCGCTACCTCGAGAACGGCGAGTTCCGCCTGGTGCAGGAGTCTGTCACCGAGCGCAACCGGCTGCTCAAGACCGCGCCACACTACGTGCGCCCGCTCGAAACGACGATCCCGATCTTCTCGACGTTCTCCGGGATCCTCTCCGCCCCGTTCCGCCTGCTCGTCACCCACGGCCGCGGGAAGCCGCGCGAGCGCGGCGCCGCCCTCATCAAGATGGGCCTCATGATGTACGACACGTTCTCGCGCGACGGCGGGCAGGTGCCGCGGCACCGCTTCCACGGCAAGAAGAAGTCGCTCGCGGAGCTCCCCGCGATGAACTCGGACATCAAATACACGGCGACGTACTATGACGCGTCGATGCACGATCCCGAGCGGCTCGCGCTCGACGTGCTTCGCGACGGCGAGCTCGCAGGCGGCGACAACGCCCGCGCGGCGAACTACCTCAGCGCAAGCGGCATGGGAGCGTCGGGGGTCACCCTGCGCGATGAGACAACCGGGGAGAGCTTCGAGTTCTCCGCACAGGTCGTCCTCAACACGAGCGGACCGTGGACGGACCTCACGAACGGCGCGCTCGGTGAGCGCACGCAGTTCATGGGCGGCACCAAGGGATCGCACGTCGTCCTCGATCACCCGGAGCTGCTGGCCGCGACCGGAGGCCGGGAGATCTTCTTCGAGCACTCGGACGGCCGTATCGTGCTCATCTACCCGCTCAAGGGCCGCGTGCTCGTCGGGACGACAGACATCGACGCCGACCCGTCGAAGCCCGTGGTCTGCACCGACGACGAGGTCGACTACTTCTTCGATCTCATCGGCCAGGTGTTCCCCACGCTCACCGTCGACCGCTCGCACATCGTCTACTCGTTCTCCGGGATCCGCCCGCTCCCGCATCACGACGACACCGCCCCCGGCTTCGTCTCGCGCGACTACCGGATCGTGCGCTCCGACGCGCTCGGCGTCCCCGTGCTCAGCCTGGTCGGCGGCAAGTGGACGACGTTCCGGGCGCTCGCCGAGCACCTCGCGAACGACACGCTCGCGGTCCTCGGCCGCACGCGCACGGTCAGCACCACGTCGCTCACGATCGGCGGCGGTTCCGGCTTCCCCGCCGACACGAACGCCCGCCTCCGCTGGCTCGCCGAGCAGGCCGACGGTCGCGACGCGCGCCGAGTCGAGACGCTCCTCGAGCGCTACGGCACCCGCGCGACCGAGATCATCGAGGCCACGCCCGAGCAGGATCCGGAGCTTGCCGACCTCGCCGGCTACACCGCGGCCGAGCTCGCACACCTCGCCGAGACCGAGCAGGTCGTGCACCTCGACGACCTGCTGCTGCGCCGCACCTCCATCGCGTTCGTCGGCGGGCTCACCGAGGCCCGTGTCCGCGCAGCCGCCGACGCGGTCGCGACAGCCGTCGGCTGGGACGAGGCCAGAAAGACTACGGAAGTAGAACGGTTCGTCGCGCTCATGCGCGACGCTCACCGGATCGATATCGCAAAGGGGGGAACCTTTACCGCCGGCTGA
- a CDS encoding MIP/aquaporin family protein — MNEINLGLYFLSEFVGTGLLVLLGCGVVANVALAKTKGNAGGFLMVNWGWGLAVFMGVLVSAYSGAILNPAVGIGLLLAGTITAPMFFVAFAAEMLGAIVGAILCWVSYKQHFDDEPEAANKLGVFSTGPALRSYGWNFVTEVIATFVLVFVIFAFADYGDIEIGVPGGLGPLAALPVALVVVGIGASLGGPTGYAINPARDLGPRIAHAILPIKGKGSSDWGYAWVPVLGPLAGGALAAVAAPALLGLAA, encoded by the coding sequence ATGAATGAGATTAATCTCGGACTGTATTTCCTCTCCGAGTTCGTCGGCACGGGCTTGCTCGTCCTCCTCGGTTGTGGTGTGGTCGCGAACGTCGCGCTCGCCAAGACCAAGGGCAACGCCGGCGGATTCCTGATGGTGAACTGGGGCTGGGGCCTCGCGGTGTTCATGGGTGTGCTCGTCTCCGCATACTCTGGCGCGATCCTGAACCCTGCCGTTGGCATCGGCCTGCTGCTCGCGGGAACCATCACCGCCCCCATGTTCTTCGTCGCGTTCGCGGCCGAAATGCTCGGCGCGATCGTCGGCGCGATCCTCTGCTGGGTGAGCTACAAGCAGCACTTCGACGATGAGCCCGAGGCAGCAAACAAGCTCGGCGTGTTCTCGACGGGTCCCGCCCTGCGCTCGTACGGTTGGAACTTCGTCACCGAGGTCATCGCAACCTTCGTGCTCGTGTTCGTGATCTTCGCGTTCGCGGACTACGGCGACATTGAGATCGGCGTGCCCGGCGGCCTCGGGCCGCTAGCAGCGCTCCCGGTCGCGCTCGTCGTCGTCGGTATCGGCGCCTCGCTCGGTGGACCCACCGGCTACGCGATCAACCCGGCCCGCGACCTCGGCCCGCGCATCGCCCACGCGATCCTCCCGATCAAGGGGAAGGGTTCGAGCGACTGGGGGTACGCTTGGGTGCCCGTGCTCGGCCCGCTCGCCGGCGGCGCCCTCGCCGCTGTCGCAGCCCCCGCTCTTCTCGGCCTCGCGGCCTAA
- the glpK gene encoding glycerol kinase GlpK, with amino-acid sequence MSQYVVAIDQGTTSTRAIIFDKAGSIISVGQKEHEQIMPQAGWVEHDAAEIWQNTQEVIGIALGRADLTRHDIASIGITNQRETTVVWNRHTGEPVYNAIVWQDTRTQDIVDRLAADGGTDRFKDVVGLPLATYFSGTKIAWILENVEGARAAADAGDLLFGTTDCWVLWNLTGGPEGGVHATDVTNASRTLFMDLATLEWREDILEAFGVPKSMMPAIKSSSEVYGVAEDSSLLRETPISGILGDQQAATFGQAAFEAGESKNTYGTGCFLIFNTGEDIVHSKNGLLTTVGYKLGDGPTHYALEGSIAVTGSLIQWLRDQLGIIEAAPDVEELSASVPDNGGVYIVPAFSGLYAPYWRPDARGAIVGLTRYANKGHIARAALEAVAFQTRDVLDAVNADAGVDLTELKVDGGMVANNALMQFQADVLGVPVVRPVVAETTALGAAYAAGLAVGFWSGLGELSANWQEDRRWEPAMEQDEQDRQLRLWRKAVTKSMDWVDEDVR; translated from the coding sequence ATGTCTCAGTACGTAGTCGCTATCGACCAGGGAACCACCTCGACGCGCGCAATCATCTTCGACAAGGCCGGATCGATCATCTCCGTCGGCCAGAAGGAACACGAGCAGATCATGCCGCAGGCCGGCTGGGTCGAGCACGACGCCGCCGAGATCTGGCAGAACACGCAGGAGGTCATCGGCATCGCGCTCGGTCGCGCCGACCTCACCCGCCACGACATCGCATCGATCGGCATCACCAACCAGCGCGAGACCACCGTCGTCTGGAACCGGCACACCGGTGAGCCCGTGTACAACGCCATCGTCTGGCAGGACACCCGCACACAGGACATCGTCGATCGCCTCGCCGCAGACGGCGGGACCGACAGGTTCAAGGACGTCGTGGGGCTGCCCCTCGCGACCTACTTCTCGGGGACGAAGATCGCGTGGATCCTCGAGAACGTCGAGGGCGCTCGTGCGGCCGCGGACGCCGGAGACCTGCTCTTCGGCACGACCGACTGCTGGGTGCTCTGGAACCTGACGGGCGGCCCCGAGGGCGGCGTGCACGCGACCGACGTCACCAACGCGTCGCGCACCCTGTTCATGGATCTCGCAACGCTCGAGTGGCGCGAGGACATCCTCGAGGCGTTCGGCGTGCCGAAGTCGATGATGCCGGCCATCAAGTCCTCCTCGGAGGTCTACGGCGTCGCCGAGGACTCCTCGCTGCTGCGCGAGACCCCGATCTCCGGAATTCTTGGCGATCAGCAGGCGGCGACGTTCGGCCAGGCGGCGTTCGAGGCCGGCGAGTCGAAGAACACCTACGGCACCGGCTGCTTCCTCATCTTCAACACGGGCGAGGACATCGTCCACTCGAAGAACGGCCTGCTCACCACGGTCGGCTACAAGCTCGGCGACGGCCCGACGCACTACGCGCTCGAGGGGTCGATCGCGGTGACAGGGTCGCTCATCCAGTGGCTGCGCGACCAGCTCGGCATCATCGAGGCGGCCCCCGACGTCGAGGAGCTCTCCGCGAGCGTGCCCGACAACGGCGGCGTCTACATCGTGCCGGCCTTCTCGGGGCTGTACGCGCCGTACTGGCGGCCGGACGCGCGCGGAGCGATCGTCGGGCTCACCCGCTACGCGAACAAGGGGCACATCGCCCGCGCCGCGCTCGAGGCGGTCGCGTTCCAGACCCGCGACGTGCTCGACGCGGTGAACGCCGACGCCGGGGTGGACCTCACCGAGCTCAAGGTCGACGGCGGCATGGTCGCGAACAACGCGCTCATGCAGTTCCAGGCTGACGTGCTCGGCGTGCCCGTCGTGCGGCCCGTCGTCGCTGAGACGACCGCGCTCGGCGCGGCCTACGCCGCAGGCCTCGCGGTTGGCTTCTGGAGCGGCCTCGGCGAGCTGTCGGCGAACTGGCAGGAGGATCGCCGCTGGGAGCCCGCCATGGAGCAGGACGAGCAGGATCGCCAGCTGCGGCTGTGGCGCAAGGCCGTCACGAAGTCGATGGACTGGGTCGACGAGGACGTGCGCTAG
- a CDS encoding type II toxin-antitoxin system VapC family toxin, giving the protein MLVYADASALAKLVVDEPESEALVAWLQETGAELATSWLSHVELRRVIARRAPWRAPDATDVLQSCQLIALDLQTYESAARLHPSALRSLDALHLAAALRLGAEAAGMLVYDRKLASAARAVGLRPIAPGVELAADPTPDAPGGS; this is encoded by the coding sequence ATGCTTGTCTACGCTGACGCATCCGCGCTTGCGAAGCTCGTCGTTGACGAACCCGAGTCTGAGGCGCTGGTCGCCTGGCTGCAGGAGACAGGCGCAGAGTTGGCAACCTCATGGCTGTCCCACGTCGAGTTGCGACGCGTGATTGCGCGGCGTGCGCCCTGGCGTGCACCAGACGCAACGGACGTCCTGCAATCCTGCCAGCTCATCGCGTTGGACTTGCAGACCTACGAGTCTGCTGCGCGGCTGCATCCATCTGCCCTGCGCTCGCTCGACGCGCTGCACCTCGCCGCAGCATTGCGGCTCGGGGCCGAAGCCGCGGGCATGCTTGTCTACGACAGGAAGCTCGCGTCTGCGGCACGGGCGGTGGGCCTTCGTCCGATTGCGCCGGGCGTTGAACTGGCAGCAGACCCGACGCCTGATGCCCCGGGAGGAAGCTAG
- a CDS encoding type II toxin-antitoxin system Phd/YefM family antitoxin — protein MAIVGERADAQGRDDGPAVGIRALKQNASEVVARVRKGSVLTVTDRGVPVARIVPIQPTPLDDLIASGALEPARLSMSELWARRAGWQRTAPPGEELAGDSALSTDDILMELRAERL, from the coding sequence ATGGCGATTGTGGGTGAACGTGCTGATGCTCAGGGCCGAGACGACGGCCCAGCGGTGGGCATCCGCGCGCTGAAGCAAAATGCGTCGGAGGTTGTTGCCCGCGTGCGAAAGGGATCGGTGCTGACGGTCACGGACCGGGGAGTTCCGGTCGCGCGAATCGTACCGATCCAGCCGACGCCCCTCGACGACCTCATTGCGTCCGGTGCCCTCGAACCCGCTCGTCTGAGCATGTCGGAACTGTGGGCCAGGCGGGCCGGATGGCAGCGAACAGCGCCTCCTGGCGAGGAACTGGCTGGTGACTCTGCACTGAGTACCGATGACATTCTCATGGAGCTTCGCGCGGAGCGGCTCTGA
- the gatB gene encoding Asp-tRNA(Asn)/Glu-tRNA(Gln) amidotransferase subunit GatB, whose product MAKTKLMDFDKALELFEPVIGLEVHVELNTKTKMFSSAPNIFGSEPNTNLAPVCLGLPGSLPVVNEEAVKYSIRLGLALGCDIAEVSGFARKNYFYPDMGKNYQISQYDDPIAHDGSVEIELESGRVIHVPIERAHMEEDAGKLNHVGGSTGRIQGAEYSLVDYNRAGVPLVEIVTRPIFGGEADTPEIAAAYVSTIRDIVVSLGISDARMERGNIRCDANVSLRPRGNENAGMSVLGTRTETKNVNSLRSIERAVRFEIQRQAQLLSEGTAITQETRHWHEDTGETSPGRPKSDADDYRYFPEPDLAPLTPSRELVEELRALQPEHPTLRRRRLRAEWGFSPLEFRDVVNGGLVNDIEATVAAGVPAQTARKWWTGEIARIANERSAVPAELITPEQIASVVALVDAGTLNDKLARQVLAGIIDGEGTAQEIVDARGLAIVSDDGALIEAVDAALAEQPDVLEKIRGGKVQAAGAIIGSVMKAMKGQADAARVRELVLERAQA is encoded by the coding sequence ATGGCGAAGACGAAGCTCATGGACTTCGACAAGGCGCTCGAACTCTTCGAACCGGTCATCGGTCTCGAAGTACACGTCGAGCTCAACACCAAGACGAAGATGTTCTCGTCCGCGCCGAACATCTTCGGCTCGGAGCCGAACACGAACCTCGCGCCGGTGTGCCTCGGCCTGCCGGGCTCGCTGCCGGTCGTGAACGAAGAAGCAGTCAAGTACTCGATCCGCCTCGGGCTCGCGCTCGGGTGCGACATCGCCGAGGTCTCCGGGTTCGCGCGCAAGAACTACTTCTACCCGGACATGGGCAAGAACTACCAGATCTCGCAGTACGACGATCCGATCGCGCACGACGGCTCCGTCGAGATCGAGCTCGAGTCGGGTCGTGTGATTCACGTCCCGATCGAGCGCGCGCACATGGAGGAGGACGCCGGCAAGCTCAACCACGTCGGTGGCTCGACCGGCCGCATCCAGGGCGCCGAGTACTCGCTCGTCGACTACAACCGCGCCGGTGTGCCGCTCGTCGAGATCGTGACCCGTCCGATCTTCGGCGGCGAGGCCGACACCCCCGAGATCGCGGCGGCATACGTCTCCACGATCCGCGACATTGTCGTGTCGCTCGGCATCTCCGACGCGCGGATGGAGCGCGGTAACATCCGATGCGACGCGAACGTGTCGCTGCGGCCCCGCGGGAACGAGAACGCCGGCATGAGCGTGCTCGGCACCCGCACCGAGACGAAAAACGTGAATTCGCTGCGCTCGATCGAGCGCGCCGTCAGGTTCGAGATCCAGCGCCAGGCGCAGCTGCTCTCCGAGGGCACCGCGATCACGCAGGAGACCCGTCACTGGCACGAGGACACGGGGGAGACCTCGCCGGGCCGCCCGAAGAGCGACGCCGACGACTACCGGTACTTCCCGGAGCCCGACCTCGCGCCGCTCACGCCGTCGCGCGAGCTCGTCGAGGAGCTGCGCGCCCTGCAGCCCGAGCACCCGACGCTGCGCCGCCGCCGGCTGCGCGCCGAGTGGGGCTTCTCGCCGCTCGAGTTCCGTGACGTCGTGAACGGCGGCCTCGTGAACGACATCGAGGCGACCGTCGCCGCTGGCGTGCCCGCGCAGACCGCCCGCAAGTGGTGGACCGGCGAGATCGCGCGCATCGCGAACGAGCGCTCGGCCGTGCCCGCGGAGCTCATCACGCCGGAGCAGATCGCATCGGTCGTCGCGCTCGTTGACGCCGGAACGCTCAACGACAAGCTCGCCCGCCAGGTGCTTGCCGGCATCATCGACGGCGAGGGCACCGCGCAGGAGATCGTCGACGCCCGCGGGCTCGCGATCGTGTCTGACGACGGCGCGCTCATCGAGGCGGTCGACGCTGCCCTTGCCGAGCAGCCCGACGTGCTCGAGAAGATCCGTGGCGGCAAGGTGCAGGCCGCCGGCGCCATCATCGGCTCGGTGATGAAGGCGATGAAGGGCCAGGCTGACGCCGCCCGCGTCCGCGAGCTCGTGCTCGAGCGCGCGCAGGCGTAA
- the gatA gene encoding Asp-tRNA(Asn)/Glu-tRNA(Gln) amidotransferase subunit GatA, producing MSELTTLTAAELSAKLVAGEVSAVEATQAHLDRIAAVDGDIHAFLATDSEASLAAARAVDERRAAGEDLGELAGVPLAIKDVLVTTDMPSTSGSKILEGYRSPFDATVVAKARAAGLINIGKTNMDEFAMGSATENSAYGPTFNPWALDRVPGGSGGGSAAAVSAFEAPLALGSDTGGSIRQPAALTGTVGAKPTYGGVSRYGAIALASSLDQVGPCARTVLDTALLHDVVAGHDRHDATSLNHAWPSMAAAARDGVDPASLKGLRVGVVKQLALPGMQAGVKARFDETVALLTAQGAEVVEIDAPHFEYAVAAYYLILPSEASSNLAKYDSVRFGLRVEPEGGGTIEGVMSATRGAGFGPEVKRRIILGTYALSAGYYDAYYGSAQKVRTLIQRDFAAAFDKVDVIASPTAPTTAWNIGHVNEDPMQDYLNDATTIPANLAGIPGLSLPIGTASEDGLPVGLQLMAPAFEDARLYRAASAIEGLITARDGKPFWAQAPSLVGAQTGKAAA from the coding sequence ATGAGCGAACTCACAACACTGACCGCTGCCGAGCTCTCCGCGAAGCTCGTCGCAGGCGAAGTCTCGGCCGTTGAGGCCACGCAGGCCCACCTCGACAGGATCGCCGCCGTCGACGGCGACATCCACGCGTTCCTCGCGACTGACAGCGAGGCGTCGCTTGCCGCCGCTCGCGCCGTCGACGAGCGCCGCGCCGCCGGCGAGGACCTCGGCGAGCTCGCCGGCGTGCCCCTCGCGATCAAGGACGTGCTCGTCACGACCGACATGCCCTCGACCTCCGGCTCGAAGATCCTCGAAGGCTACCGCTCGCCGTTCGACGCGACGGTCGTCGCGAAGGCGCGCGCTGCCGGCCTCATCAACATCGGCAAGACGAACATGGACGAGTTCGCCATGGGCTCCGCCACCGAGAACTCGGCCTACGGCCCGACGTTCAACCCGTGGGCGCTCGACCGCGTTCCCGGCGGCTCGGGCGGCGGCTCGGCCGCGGCCGTGAGCGCGTTCGAGGCGCCGCTCGCGCTCGGCAGCGACACCGGCGGTTCGATCCGTCAGCCGGCCGCCCTCACCGGCACGGTCGGCGCGAAGCCGACCTACGGCGGCGTGAGCCGTTACGGCGCAATCGCCCTCGCATCGTCGCTCGATCAGGTCGGGCCCTGCGCGCGCACCGTGCTCGACACGGCGCTGCTGCACGACGTTGTTGCGGGCCACGACCGGCACGACGCGACCTCGCTGAACCACGCCTGGCCGTCGATGGCCGCGGCAGCTCGTGACGGCGTCGATCCGGCGTCGCTCAAGGGACTCCGCGTTGGCGTCGTGAAGCAGCTCGCGCTCCCCGGCATGCAGGCCGGCGTGAAGGCTCGCTTCGATGAGACCGTCGCCCTGCTCACCGCCCAGGGTGCAGAGGTCGTCGAGATCGACGCGCCGCACTTCGAGTACGCGGTCGCCGCGTACTACCTGATCCTGCCCTCCGAAGCGTCCTCGAACCTGGCAAAGTACGACTCCGTGCGCTTCGGCCTCCGCGTCGAGCCCGAAGGCGGCGGCACGATCGAGGGCGTCATGAGCGCGACCCGCGGGGCCGGCTTCGGCCCCGAGGTGAAGCGCCGTATCATCCTCGGCACGTACGCGCTCTCGGCGGGCTACTACGACGCCTACTACGGCAGCGCGCAGAAGGTTCGCACCCTCATCCAGCGTGACTTCGCTGCCGCATTCGACAAGGTCGACGTCATCGCGTCGCCGACCGCACCGACCACGGCGTGGAACATCGGTCACGTGAACGAAGACCCGATGCAGGACTACCTGAACGACGCCACGACGATCCCCGCGAACCTCGCAGGCATCCCCGGCCTCAGCCTGCCGATCGGCACCGCGAGCGAAGACGGGCTGCCCGTCGGCCTGCAGCTCATGGCTCCCGCGTTCGAGGACGCCCGCCTGTACCGCGCGGCCTCGGCGATCGAGGGGCTCATCACCGCACGCGACGGCAAGCCCTTCTGGGCGCAGGCCCCCTCCCTTGTCGGTGCTCAGACCGGAAAGGCGGCAGCGTAA
- the gatC gene encoding Asp-tRNA(Asn)/Glu-tRNA(Gln) amidotransferase subunit GatC — protein sequence MPETSAASSAAPGSEITVDTVKHLAGLARIALTDAEVEGLTSELDSILANIAKVSEVATDDVPATSHPIPLSNVTRVDEVSDVLTREEALSNAPATADGMFRVSSILGEEQ from the coding sequence ATGCCTGAAACTTCTGCGGCCAGTAGCGCCGCGCCCGGCAGCGAGATCACGGTCGACACCGTGAAGCACCTCGCCGGCCTCGCCCGCATCGCGCTGACCGACGCCGAGGTCGAGGGGCTCACTTCTGAGCTCGACTCGATCCTCGCGAACATCGCCAAGGTGAGCGAGGTCGCGACTGACGACGTGCCCGCGACGAGCCATCCGATCCCGCTGAGCAACGTCACCCGCGTTGACGAGGTCTCTGACGTCCTCACCCGCGAGGAGGCGCTCTCGAACGCGCCGGCAACCGCAGACGGCATGTTCCGCGTGTCGTCGATTCTGGGGGAGGAGCAGTAA
- a CDS encoding linear amide C-N hydrolase gives MCTRFLWSSSGTPGSGNVLVGRSMDWFEDTRTILAVRPRGATRQSAPGDPGSFEWTSEFGSVVALMYGEIAVDGLNEAGLQVSGLYLAESDYGERDTSRPALALAYAIQSLLDRFADVASAVQWLTESNVQIIPLDIGGKPGTGHIALADRTGDSAIVEFIDGKTSVHHGSAYTVMANSPAYSEQLELERQYAGLGGDEPLPGGTDSPDRFARAAFYSARLPNTDDEREAAAYVFSVIRNASAPFGTADPVRPNVSTTRWRTVADLTASRFFFESTSSPNVVWVKLDRFDLAAGPELRFDPQATMAISGMVNGEFAAA, from the coding sequence ATGTGCACTCGTTTCCTCTGGTCCTCGTCAGGTACTCCCGGCTCCGGCAACGTGCTCGTCGGGCGGAGCATGGATTGGTTCGAAGACACCCGAACGATTCTCGCCGTCCGTCCGCGAGGGGCAACCCGGCAGAGCGCGCCCGGTGATCCCGGCTCGTTCGAGTGGACCTCGGAATTCGGCAGCGTCGTGGCCCTCATGTACGGCGAAATCGCGGTCGACGGACTGAACGAGGCCGGGCTCCAGGTAAGCGGGCTCTACCTTGCCGAGTCCGACTACGGTGAGCGCGACACGTCGCGCCCGGCGCTCGCCCTTGCGTACGCGATCCAGTCGCTGCTCGACCGCTTCGCCGATGTTGCGTCCGCGGTGCAGTGGCTCACCGAGAGCAACGTCCAGATCATCCCGCTCGACATCGGTGGCAAGCCTGGCACCGGCCACATCGCGCTGGCCGACCGCACGGGCGACTCCGCGATCGTCGAGTTTATCGACGGCAAGACCTCGGTCCACCACGGCAGCGCCTACACGGTCATGGCGAACTCTCCCGCCTATTCCGAGCAGCTCGAACTTGAGCGCCAGTACGCCGGCCTCGGCGGCGACGAGCCGCTTCCCGGCGGCACCGACTCCCCGGACCGCTTTGCGCGCGCCGCCTTCTACTCTGCCCGGTTGCCGAACACCGATGACGAGCGCGAGGCAGCGGCATACGTGTTCAGCGTCATCCGGAACGCCTCGGCGCCGTTCGGCACGGCCGACCCGGTGCGGCCGAACGTCTCGACGACGCGCTGGCGCACTGTTGCCGATCTGACGGCGAGTAGGTTCTTCTTCGAGTCGACGAGCAGCCCCAACGTCGTCTGGGTGAAGCTCGACAGGTTCGATCTCGCGGCCGGGCCCGAGCTGAGGTTCGACCCGCAGGCGACGATGGCGATCAGCGGCATGGTGAACGGCGAATTCGCCGCCGCGTAG
- a CDS encoding DNA-3-methyladenine glycosylase I: MTDTEATPTRAAWALQAPVLTEYYDTEWGMPVRDERGVFERLTLEAFQSGLSWLTILRKRENFRAAFDDFDVAAIAAYSDADVARLLSDEGIIRNRAKIEATIANAQAMLALHESGETLSELVWSHMPERSPAPERDDEVPATSPESVALAKALKKRGFRFVGPTTMYALMSAIGVVDVHLVSSHRRGCSGLWNIDGTPVESAAMV; this comes from the coding sequence ATGACCGACACTGAGGCGACCCCCACCCGCGCGGCGTGGGCCCTGCAGGCGCCCGTGCTCACCGAGTACTACGACACCGAGTGGGGCATGCCCGTGCGCGACGAGCGCGGAGTCTTTGAACGGCTCACCCTTGAAGCGTTCCAGTCCGGGCTGTCGTGGCTGACAATCCTGCGCAAGCGCGAGAACTTCAGAGCCGCCTTTGACGACTTCGATGTCGCGGCGATCGCCGCATACTCAGACGCTGACGTTGCGCGCCTGCTCAGCGACGAGGGCATCATTCGAAACCGCGCAAAGATCGAAGCGACGATCGCCAACGCTCAGGCCATGCTCGCGCTACACGAGTCGGGGGAGACCCTCAGCGAGCTCGTTTGGAGCCACATGCCGGAGCGCTCTCCGGCGCCCGAGCGTGACGACGAGGTGCCAGCGACATCGCCAGAGTCCGTGGCGCTCGCGAAGGCGCTGAAGAAGCGCGGGTTTCGGTTCGTCGGGCCAACAACCATGTACGCGCTGATGAGCGCGATTGGCGTCGTCGATGTGCACCTCGTGTCGAGCCACCGCCGCGGCTGCTCCGGCCTATGGAATATCGATGGCACTCCAGTGGAGTCTGCCGCTATGGTGTGA